AGCTAGGGGGGGCAAAGCTAAAAGCCCGGGATTCTTGTATAGTCCCCTGCCACCTATGTTGATCTAGGTGACCTGTCAAGGCAGGTTCGGGAAAAAAGTCTTTATCTATAATAGGTAAGCGTGGTGGTAAGCTAAAATCCACGAATTGTCACTAGGTGACCTTCTTCGATTTTGGCTATAGCAACAGGTTCGTTTTGCACATGCGCCAGTAAGGGGGATTGGTCTGCCAGGCCGGCTAACATTGGGCGTTTGCCTTGTTTTAAGGCTTCTGCGCTGGCAGTGTCTATTTCTAATAGAGGAATGCCGCGAATGGCGCTTAGGCCTGTTAATAAATCGCCGTTGACTTCAGAGACATCATAAGAGCCCGATTGGGTCCGCCTTAGGTTGGTTAGGTGGGCGGGGACGCCTAGTTTTGCGCCTAAATCTCTGGCGATGGCGCGGATATAGGTGCCTTTTGAGACTCGGAGGCGGATGTTGAGGGACCTCACCCCTAACCCCTCTCCACTAAGTGGAGAGGGGGAAAAGGCCGATTCAAGTCCCTCTCCAGATTCTGGAGAGGGATTTAGGGTGAGGTCATAAACCATCACCGGCCGGGGCTCATAGGCGACTTCTTCCCCTCGCCTGGCTTTTTTGTAGGCTCGTTCACCATTGATGGAGATGGCTGAATACTGCGGTGGAATTTGCATTTGCGCGCCCAAGAAGCTTTGCAGAGCTGCGTCTATAGCTTCAGATGTCAGATGCGATGCATCGGCCTGTGCTATAACCTGCCCTTCGCAGTCGTCTGTGTCTGTGCCTATGCCTAAACAAACTTCGGCTTCGTAGGTTTTGTCTTGGGAAGTTAGATAGGGGCTAAGTCTGGTATATCTACCTAATAGTAGGACCAAAAGCCCGGTGGCGAACGGGTCTAGCGTGCCAGTGTGGCCCACGGACTTCGTTTGAAAGAGGCGCCTGGTTTGGGCGACACAGTCAAAAGAGGTCAGGCCTTTGGGTTTGTCTACTAATAATATTCCGTCAGATATAGGTTTTGCCAAGATACAGCGGAAGTGCCATAAGCTAGGCCAGAGAGCAATATGTTTGATGCACCTATTCAAAACGCTGTAGAGCAACTCGCCAGGTTGCCTGGGATTGGACAACGAACCGCTATGCGGTTGGTGTTGCACCTCGTTGCCCAGGACCGTGCGTTGATGCCCGCGCTATCAGAGGCTTTGTCTGAACTTGAAAGCAAAGTTCGTGAATGTGAACGATGCCACATGATTACGGCTGAAGAAGCGACGTGTGCTATTTGCCGCTCTCGTAGCAGAGATGAGCGCGTTTTGTGTGTGGTGGCACGGGTGCAGGACTTGATGGCGCTGGAAGCCACTCACGAATTTACTGGTTATTACCATGTTTTGCATGGCGTGCTGGCGCCTATGGAAGGCATCGGGCCGAGTGAGCTTCGAATTCCAAGCTTGATGGTCAGACTTAAGGAAAGTGGCATCGAAGAGATTATCTTAGCTACGCCTCCTACAGTAGAAGGCGAAGCAACTGCGCTGTATTTATCTCAAGAATTGCACGGCATGAATGTTCGCATTACGCGCATTGCCTCAGGTGTCCCCGTGGGCGGGGATTTGCAGTTTGCGGACCGCTTGTCTCTGTCTAGAGCCATGGCTTTAAGAAGAAAATTTTAGTGATTATTGTTGGATTTTGAGACTGATAACTAATAGCCTATAGGTATGAATGCGATGAAGTGTCTTTTTTTGGTGATGTTTGCAAGCCTTTCTTTATTTGCAGATGACCCGCTCCTGATTCCCTCCAACCGAACCATTGTTTTGGACCGCATTCAAAGTCTAGAAGCAGAGCAAGCCGATTTGGTTAAGAAAATTGAAACGCAGCGAGCTCAATTGAAGTTGCTCAAAGACAGCGTGACTGGCAACTTTGATACGGACGCTAGACTGATAATCAATAATATTAATGATGTTTCCGGAAATTTCGCTTTGCAAGAGGCGCGTTATTTCATCGATGGCAAAGAAATCGCGCTACTTACGGATGATAAAACGAAAAAGCCGATTTTTGATGATTTCTACCCAGAAGGCAAACATCGCATTAAAATCGAAAAAAAATACCTGCCTAACTATAAAATCTTCACCTATATGAATGCTCAAGTCTATACGCTGACAGGGACTGTCGAGGCTGTTTTAAGACCGGGCAATACAACCTACGTCGATGTCACTTCTTTCGAAAGCAAAAAGAAAGATCCGCTGGATTTGAAATATGAAGTTAAGATTATTCCGAACGGACAATCGGGGCGTTCTATTTTGCCGGTGTCCGATATGCCTCATTTGGTGCCAGGCTCGCGTTCGGCCGAAACCAGTTTAACAGTGTATTTAAGCAAAGAACTAGACGCCAATTTTTCGATTTCGACCCAGGAGCTGCATTTGGATGGCAAAAAACTCAAAGCATCGAAGGCCGGAACTGAGGGAAGGCTCGGATGGGTATTGTTTGAAGGCTCCGTAACGCCAGGAAGCCATGAACTGGTGGCTAATATCGCTTTTAAAGGGACAGGGAAACCTAGCTTTACGTCTAAGTTTAAAAAGAAGTTTAACGTCCAGCCAGGATTTAAAACTTCGTTGGTGTTGAGCAATAACCAGAAAGTGAAGGTTGACCAAGAGAGTCTATGAGTATCTTTTTGTTTAGACACCGCCAATTTGCATGCTTGCTAGCCGCAGCACTCGCCGGCTTGCCCGCCTACGCTTATAACTTGGATCCGTTGGAGGCTCGTCTAAACAGTTTGGAAAAGCAGGTGAAAGACTTATCTTTGCCCTACTCGGAGCGAAGTTTAGAAGGCCGTTTAAACCAGGCTCGTTTCTGGTTTGAGCGCCATGAATACGGTAAGACTTTGGCCATCTTGCAGCCTATTTTGAGGGGAAACGCGAAGCTCTCCCCCGTCCAACAGCAAGATATTTTTGCCATGACCGCTCATAGTAGTTTTGAGCTGGGAAGTTATCTGGAAGCACGCGGTGGCTTTCTAAAGTTAAACGATAAAACCAGCGCCATTCGATTGGTTCAGATTGCCGACCAACTGGGTGATTTAAACGGCCTAAAAGCCGCTTACAGCAAGATTAACGAGCCACCTGAATTCGTTCGCTATATCTATGCCAGACGTCTGTTTATCAACCACCAAGATCTAGAGGCCCGCTTAGAGTTAGAAAAGCTTGAAAACTCGGCTGAGTATGCTGATAGAGCGAAGTTTATTTTGGGCGCATCGTGGGCACGTTCAGGTAATCTGCCCAAAGCGCGGGCGCTGTTTTCAGATTTACTCAAAAGCACCAACTTGAAAATTGCTAGCTTAGCCAAACTGGCACTAGCGCGTACTTTGTATGAAGAAGACAAACCAAAGCAGGCGATTGAAATCTACGAAGAAGTCCATGCACCTGATGAGTTGGCGCTTGCGCAAATGCGCGCCGGCGATT
This sequence is a window from Myxococcota bacterium. Protein-coding genes within it:
- the truB gene encoding tRNA pseudouridine(55) synthase TruB; translation: MAKPISDGILLVDKPKGLTSFDCVAQTRRLFQTKSVGHTGTLDPFATGLLVLLLGRYTRLSPYLTSQDKTYEAEVCLGIGTDTDDCEGQVIAQADASHLTSEAIDAALQSFLGAQMQIPPQYSAISINGERAYKKARRGEEVAYEPRPVMVYDLTLNPSPESGEGLESAFSPSPLSGEGLGVRSLNIRLRVSKGTYIRAIARDLGAKLGVPAHLTNLRRTQSGSYDVSEVNGDLLTGLSAIRGIPLLEIDTASAEALKQGKRPMLAGLADQSPLLAHVQNEPVAIAKIEEGHLVTIRGF
- the recR gene encoding recombination mediator RecR, which translates into the protein MFDAPIQNAVEQLARLPGIGQRTAMRLVLHLVAQDRALMPALSEALSELESKVRECERCHMITAEEATCAICRSRSRDERVLCVVARVQDLMALEATHEFTGYYHVLHGVLAPMEGIGPSELRIPSLMVRLKESGIEEIILATPPTVEGEATALYLSQELHGMNVRITRIASGVPVGGDLQFADRLSLSRAMALRRKF